A part of Bombus huntii isolate Logan2020A chromosome 16, iyBomHunt1.1, whole genome shotgun sequence genomic DNA contains:
- the LOC126874466 gene encoding nonsense-mediated mRNA decay factor SMG9 isoform X3: protein MLISRDKNCHVCKNKATYLETMNIQKMLPIATKDLEAKDGDSRGTIKVIDRPTFILKTREGENRAVSPNQRNGGNKKQGDTSSNASSKIQDPIRTVLSTCPEMTSCVKFMDENMQLCESPLEFLYDQQDFLVVGCLGAQGVGKSTIMSFLTSNIASGIFPTQDTMHHESGANCTIGIDFFVTKNRVIYLDTQPILSGSTIDYSTCYDQKKSTTDFINTETNLELQSLQFAAFLFSVCHIIIFVQDWFVDPNLVRFLQTAEMLKPSSTSNMDQDYVEYYPHIVFLHNKAELQDLTPHSMENVKEFYGKLFSSSRLQIHSGLDMSNHSMEAGLNLFFIPRIVNEEEVTIRQNEKKLIEKLKTKIHGVTRNPMTPSTLTEKDWYHYVSRVMEAIKKSHLSSEYGRLMP, encoded by the exons atgtTAATTTCTAGAGATAAAAACTGTCATGTTTGCAAAAACAAAGCAACG tatttGGAAACaatgaatatacaaaaaatgCTACCAATTGCAACAAAAGATTTAGAAGCTAAGGATGGTGATAGCAGAGGCACAATTAAAGTTATAGACCGTCCAACATTCATATTGAAAACGAGAGAAGGCGAGAACAGAGCTGTGTCACCAAATCAACGCAATGGTGGTAACAA GAAACAGGGTGATACATCTTCCAACGCTTCATCAAAGATACAGGACC CAATTCGTACTGTACTGTCTACGTGTCCTGAAATGACAAGTTGTGTAAAATTTATGGATGAAAATATGCAACTTTGTGAGAGCCCTCTTGAATTCCTATATGATCAACAAGATTTTTTAGTTGTAGGATGCTTAGGGGCTCAAGGTGTTGGAAAATCAACTATAATGTCCTTTTTAACATCTAATATTGC gTCTGGCATATTTCCAACTCAAGATACAATGCATCATGAAAGTGGTGCAAATTGCACTATTGGTATTGACTTTTTTGTAACAAAAAATCGAGTAATATATCTGGATACACAACCCATACTCTCAGGATCTACTATAGATTACTCTACATGTTATGATCAAAAAAAATCTACGAcagattttataaatacagaAACTAATTTAGAGCTGCAATCTTTACAATTTGCAGCATTTCTCTTTTCAGTTTGTCACATTATCATATTTGTACAAGATTGGTTTGTTGATCCAAATTTAGTTAG gtTTTTACAAACTGCGGAAATGTTAAAACCATCCTCGACTAGCAATATGGATCAAGATTATGTTGAATACTATCCTCATATTGTATTCTTACACAATAAAGCTGAATTACAAGATCTCACGCCTCACAGTATGGAAAATGTGAAA GAATTTTATGGCAAATTATTCTCCAGTTCTAGATTACAAATCCATAGTGGTTTGGATATGAGTAATCATTCTATGGAGGCAggtttaaatttattttttatacctCGTATTGTAAACGAAG AAGAAGTTACAATACGCCAGAACGAGAAAAAGCTAATAGAAAAACTAAAAACAAAGATACATGGTGTCACCAGGAATCCAATGACACCATCTACCTTAACAGAAAAAGATTg GTACCACTATGTTTCAAGAGTGATGGAAGCAATTAAAAAAAGTCACCTTTCCTCCGAATATGGGAGATTAATGCCATAA
- the LOC126874466 gene encoding nonsense-mediated mRNA decay factor SMG9 isoform X1: MLISRDKNCHVCKNKATYLETMNIQKMLPIATKDLEAKDGDSRGTIKVIDRPTFILKTREGENRAVSPNQRNGGNKKQGDTSSNASSKIQDHMFSLAIRTVLSTCPEMTSCVKFMDENMQLCESPLEFLYDQQDFLVVGCLGAQGVGKSTIMSFLTSNIASGIFPTQDTMHHESGANCTIGIDFFVTKNRVIYLDTQPILSGSTIDYSTCYDQKKSTTDFINTETNLELQSLQFAAFLFSVCHIIIFVQDWFVDPNLVRFLQTAEMLKPSSTSNMDQDYVEYYPHIVFLHNKAELQDLTPHSMENVKEFYGKLFSSSRLQIHSGLDMSNHSMEAGLNLFFIPRIVNEEEVTIRQNEKKLIEKLKTKIHGVTRNPMTPSTLTEKDWYHYVSRVMEAIKKSHLSSEYGRLMP; encoded by the exons atgtTAATTTCTAGAGATAAAAACTGTCATGTTTGCAAAAACAAAGCAACG tatttGGAAACaatgaatatacaaaaaatgCTACCAATTGCAACAAAAGATTTAGAAGCTAAGGATGGTGATAGCAGAGGCACAATTAAAGTTATAGACCGTCCAACATTCATATTGAAAACGAGAGAAGGCGAGAACAGAGCTGTGTCACCAAATCAACGCAATGGTGGTAACAA GAAACAGGGTGATACATCTTCCAACGCTTCATCAAAGATACAGGACC ATATGTTTTCTTTAGCAATTCGTACTGTACTGTCTACGTGTCCTGAAATGACAAGTTGTGTAAAATTTATGGATGAAAATATGCAACTTTGTGAGAGCCCTCTTGAATTCCTATATGATCAACAAGATTTTTTAGTTGTAGGATGCTTAGGGGCTCAAGGTGTTGGAAAATCAACTATAATGTCCTTTTTAACATCTAATATTGC gTCTGGCATATTTCCAACTCAAGATACAATGCATCATGAAAGTGGTGCAAATTGCACTATTGGTATTGACTTTTTTGTAACAAAAAATCGAGTAATATATCTGGATACACAACCCATACTCTCAGGATCTACTATAGATTACTCTACATGTTATGATCAAAAAAAATCTACGAcagattttataaatacagaAACTAATTTAGAGCTGCAATCTTTACAATTTGCAGCATTTCTCTTTTCAGTTTGTCACATTATCATATTTGTACAAGATTGGTTTGTTGATCCAAATTTAGTTAG gtTTTTACAAACTGCGGAAATGTTAAAACCATCCTCGACTAGCAATATGGATCAAGATTATGTTGAATACTATCCTCATATTGTATTCTTACACAATAAAGCTGAATTACAAGATCTCACGCCTCACAGTATGGAAAATGTGAAA GAATTTTATGGCAAATTATTCTCCAGTTCTAGATTACAAATCCATAGTGGTTTGGATATGAGTAATCATTCTATGGAGGCAggtttaaatttattttttatacctCGTATTGTAAACGAAG AAGAAGTTACAATACGCCAGAACGAGAAAAAGCTAATAGAAAAACTAAAAACAAAGATACATGGTGTCACCAGGAATCCAATGACACCATCTACCTTAACAGAAAAAGATTg GTACCACTATGTTTCAAGAGTGATGGAAGCAATTAAAAAAAGTCACCTTTCCTCCGAATATGGGAGATTAATGCCATAA
- the LOC126874466 gene encoding nonsense-mediated mRNA decay factor SMG9 isoform X5, whose amino-acid sequence MLISRDKNCHVCKNKATYLETMNIQKMLPIATKDLEAKDGDSRGTIKVIDRPTFILKTREGENRAVSPNQRNGGNKKQGDTSSNASSKIQDHMFSLAIRTVLSTCPEMTIVGCLGAQGVGKSTIMSFLTSNIASGIFPTQDTMHHESGANCTIGIDFFVTKNRVIYLDTQPILSGSTIDYSTCYDQKKSTTDFINTETNLELQSLQFAAFLFSVCHIIIFVQDWFVDPNLVRFLQTAEMLKPSSTSNMDQDYVEYYPHIVFLHNKAELQDLTPHSMENVKEFYGKLFSSSRLQIHSGLDMSNHSMEAGLNLFFIPRIVNEEEVTIRQNEKKLIEKLKTKIHGVTRNPMTPSTLTEKDWYHYVSRVMEAIKKSHLSSEYGRLMP is encoded by the exons atgtTAATTTCTAGAGATAAAAACTGTCATGTTTGCAAAAACAAAGCAACG tatttGGAAACaatgaatatacaaaaaatgCTACCAATTGCAACAAAAGATTTAGAAGCTAAGGATGGTGATAGCAGAGGCACAATTAAAGTTATAGACCGTCCAACATTCATATTGAAAACGAGAGAAGGCGAGAACAGAGCTGTGTCACCAAATCAACGCAATGGTGGTAACAA GAAACAGGGTGATACATCTTCCAACGCTTCATCAAAGATACAGGACC ATATGTTTTCTTTAGCAATTCGTACTGTACTGTCTACGTGTCCTGAAATGACAA TTGTAGGATGCTTAGGGGCTCAAGGTGTTGGAAAATCAACTATAATGTCCTTTTTAACATCTAATATTGC gTCTGGCATATTTCCAACTCAAGATACAATGCATCATGAAAGTGGTGCAAATTGCACTATTGGTATTGACTTTTTTGTAACAAAAAATCGAGTAATATATCTGGATACACAACCCATACTCTCAGGATCTACTATAGATTACTCTACATGTTATGATCAAAAAAAATCTACGAcagattttataaatacagaAACTAATTTAGAGCTGCAATCTTTACAATTTGCAGCATTTCTCTTTTCAGTTTGTCACATTATCATATTTGTACAAGATTGGTTTGTTGATCCAAATTTAGTTAG gtTTTTACAAACTGCGGAAATGTTAAAACCATCCTCGACTAGCAATATGGATCAAGATTATGTTGAATACTATCCTCATATTGTATTCTTACACAATAAAGCTGAATTACAAGATCTCACGCCTCACAGTATGGAAAATGTGAAA GAATTTTATGGCAAATTATTCTCCAGTTCTAGATTACAAATCCATAGTGGTTTGGATATGAGTAATCATTCTATGGAGGCAggtttaaatttattttttatacctCGTATTGTAAACGAAG AAGAAGTTACAATACGCCAGAACGAGAAAAAGCTAATAGAAAAACTAAAAACAAAGATACATGGTGTCACCAGGAATCCAATGACACCATCTACCTTAACAGAAAAAGATTg GTACCACTATGTTTCAAGAGTGATGGAAGCAATTAAAAAAAGTCACCTTTCCTCCGAATATGGGAGATTAATGCCATAA
- the LOC126874466 gene encoding nonsense-mediated mRNA decay factor SMG9 isoform X2, giving the protein MLISRDKNCHVCKNKATYLETMNIQKMLPIATKDLEAKDGDSRGTIKVIDRPTFILKTREGENRAVSPNQRNGGNKKQGDTSSNASSKIQDHMFSLAIRTVLSTCPEMTSCVKFMDENMQLCESPLEFLYDQQDFLVVGCLGAQGVGKSTIMSFLTSNIASGIFPTQDTMHHESGANCTIGIDFFVTKNRVIYLDTQPILSGSTIDYSTCYDQKKSTTDFINTETNLELQSLQFAAFLFSVCHIIIFVQDWFVDPNLVRFLQTAEMLKPSSTSNMDQDYVEYYPHIVFLHNKAELQDLTPHSMENVKEFYGKLFSSSRLQIHSGLDMSNHSMEAGLNLFFIPRIVNEEVTIRQNEKKLIEKLKTKIHGVTRNPMTPSTLTEKDWYHYVSRVMEAIKKSHLSSEYGRLMP; this is encoded by the exons atgtTAATTTCTAGAGATAAAAACTGTCATGTTTGCAAAAACAAAGCAACG tatttGGAAACaatgaatatacaaaaaatgCTACCAATTGCAACAAAAGATTTAGAAGCTAAGGATGGTGATAGCAGAGGCACAATTAAAGTTATAGACCGTCCAACATTCATATTGAAAACGAGAGAAGGCGAGAACAGAGCTGTGTCACCAAATCAACGCAATGGTGGTAACAA GAAACAGGGTGATACATCTTCCAACGCTTCATCAAAGATACAGGACC ATATGTTTTCTTTAGCAATTCGTACTGTACTGTCTACGTGTCCTGAAATGACAAGTTGTGTAAAATTTATGGATGAAAATATGCAACTTTGTGAGAGCCCTCTTGAATTCCTATATGATCAACAAGATTTTTTAGTTGTAGGATGCTTAGGGGCTCAAGGTGTTGGAAAATCAACTATAATGTCCTTTTTAACATCTAATATTGC gTCTGGCATATTTCCAACTCAAGATACAATGCATCATGAAAGTGGTGCAAATTGCACTATTGGTATTGACTTTTTTGTAACAAAAAATCGAGTAATATATCTGGATACACAACCCATACTCTCAGGATCTACTATAGATTACTCTACATGTTATGATCAAAAAAAATCTACGAcagattttataaatacagaAACTAATTTAGAGCTGCAATCTTTACAATTTGCAGCATTTCTCTTTTCAGTTTGTCACATTATCATATTTGTACAAGATTGGTTTGTTGATCCAAATTTAGTTAG gtTTTTACAAACTGCGGAAATGTTAAAACCATCCTCGACTAGCAATATGGATCAAGATTATGTTGAATACTATCCTCATATTGTATTCTTACACAATAAAGCTGAATTACAAGATCTCACGCCTCACAGTATGGAAAATGTGAAA GAATTTTATGGCAAATTATTCTCCAGTTCTAGATTACAAATCCATAGTGGTTTGGATATGAGTAATCATTCTATGGAGGCAggtttaaatttattttttatacctCGTATTGTAAACGAAG AAGTTACAATACGCCAGAACGAGAAAAAGCTAATAGAAAAACTAAAAACAAAGATACATGGTGTCACCAGGAATCCAATGACACCATCTACCTTAACAGAAAAAGATTg GTACCACTATGTTTCAAGAGTGATGGAAGCAATTAAAAAAAGTCACCTTTCCTCCGAATATGGGAGATTAATGCCATAA
- the LOC126874466 gene encoding nonsense-mediated mRNA decay factor SMG9 isoform X6 → MLISRDKNCHVCKNKATYLETMNIQKMLPIATKDLEAKDGDSRGTIKVIDRPTFILKTREGENRAVSPNQRNGGNKKQGDTSSNASSKIQDPIRTVLSTCPEMTIVGCLGAQGVGKSTIMSFLTSNIASGIFPTQDTMHHESGANCTIGIDFFVTKNRVIYLDTQPILSGSTIDYSTCYDQKKSTTDFINTETNLELQSLQFAAFLFSVCHIIIFVQDWFVDPNLVRFLQTAEMLKPSSTSNMDQDYVEYYPHIVFLHNKAELQDLTPHSMENVKEFYGKLFSSSRLQIHSGLDMSNHSMEAGLNLFFIPRIVNEEEVTIRQNEKKLIEKLKTKIHGVTRNPMTPSTLTEKDWYHYVSRVMEAIKKSHLSSEYGRLMP, encoded by the exons atgtTAATTTCTAGAGATAAAAACTGTCATGTTTGCAAAAACAAAGCAACG tatttGGAAACaatgaatatacaaaaaatgCTACCAATTGCAACAAAAGATTTAGAAGCTAAGGATGGTGATAGCAGAGGCACAATTAAAGTTATAGACCGTCCAACATTCATATTGAAAACGAGAGAAGGCGAGAACAGAGCTGTGTCACCAAATCAACGCAATGGTGGTAACAA GAAACAGGGTGATACATCTTCCAACGCTTCATCAAAGATACAGGACC CAATTCGTACTGTACTGTCTACGTGTCCTGAAATGACAA TTGTAGGATGCTTAGGGGCTCAAGGTGTTGGAAAATCAACTATAATGTCCTTTTTAACATCTAATATTGC gTCTGGCATATTTCCAACTCAAGATACAATGCATCATGAAAGTGGTGCAAATTGCACTATTGGTATTGACTTTTTTGTAACAAAAAATCGAGTAATATATCTGGATACACAACCCATACTCTCAGGATCTACTATAGATTACTCTACATGTTATGATCAAAAAAAATCTACGAcagattttataaatacagaAACTAATTTAGAGCTGCAATCTTTACAATTTGCAGCATTTCTCTTTTCAGTTTGTCACATTATCATATTTGTACAAGATTGGTTTGTTGATCCAAATTTAGTTAG gtTTTTACAAACTGCGGAAATGTTAAAACCATCCTCGACTAGCAATATGGATCAAGATTATGTTGAATACTATCCTCATATTGTATTCTTACACAATAAAGCTGAATTACAAGATCTCACGCCTCACAGTATGGAAAATGTGAAA GAATTTTATGGCAAATTATTCTCCAGTTCTAGATTACAAATCCATAGTGGTTTGGATATGAGTAATCATTCTATGGAGGCAggtttaaatttattttttatacctCGTATTGTAAACGAAG AAGAAGTTACAATACGCCAGAACGAGAAAAAGCTAATAGAAAAACTAAAAACAAAGATACATGGTGTCACCAGGAATCCAATGACACCATCTACCTTAACAGAAAAAGATTg GTACCACTATGTTTCAAGAGTGATGGAAGCAATTAAAAAAAGTCACCTTTCCTCCGAATATGGGAGATTAATGCCATAA
- the LOC126874472 gene encoding LOW QUALITY PROTEIN: vascular endothelial growth factor receptor 3-like (The sequence of the model RefSeq protein was modified relative to this genomic sequence to represent the inferred CDS: substituted 2 bases at 2 genomic stop codons), with translation MSVGMQSLLIYSTLVSFYLCNGSYAGDTSEFVGSVRNLSVTVLQDPKYVGKQNAYKYLRLNISWLPPDSARQPSSYSVIVTGIPIRERTSITECPQGSLFFILKDSTKHNVVLPEYNDLFDIADLYIQLNCSYKVQVLANPRSKYIVNTPEVLYTVPECIDHLCSCVNAKKTLPIPKVNISQKENEIVVTWSATSNTSNIQYYTISIGVPIFISKKGLPVYNMTKLVQVPVDKTVFSWDLKVNNQYIEIKDGYKIAVNAVNRHGCSGLEGDIIIHFISSANRNIWFILIGILTICILFGIVSFLLYRNYNFFMIHNSNKSGICTISECKCKWTKAILQKFNILYIKYESEEEYMEGTDNLKVAFKNVKLIRELGTGQFGKVYLGQLDDKNNTSVAVKMSQQIDISNNSETQQEFIKEIEIMRMAGNHPHLVSLIGYCIKPTQPTCILLEYMQGGDLLTYLHDQRKQQKKKLMFQKVSSLLAYCSFESLKCLIXSXFSALYSMCSTIRNTMNSYKSGQYMNIINNCKEETEYRKENWIGRIKGRQFLKFATEIAMGMEHLEAKGITHRDLAARNILLSADFTAKISDFGLSRNSAYVIKNTEKKIRHLPIRWMSPEALHNLAFSSKSDVWSYGVVLWEISTLGAFPYANVQDDRLFRYIVHENGRLEQPDNVSSNIYKLMHSCWATECENRPNFTQLLSELRILTSHSNNSFWTMSNPCYALPFSDNIA, from the exons ATGTCGGTAGGAATGCAATCGTTGTTAATATATAGTACGcttgtttcattttatttatgtaatgGAAGCTATGCGGGAGATACGAGCGAATTTGTTGGTAGTGTGCGAAACTTGAGTGTGACAGTTTTACAAGATCCGAAATATGTaggaaagcaaaatgcatataaatatttaagattGAATATATCTTGGTTACCACCAGACAGCGCTAGGCAGCCTTCCTCTTACAG TGTTATAGTCACAGGCATACCAATAAGGGAGAGAACAAGTATCACAGAATGTCCACAAGGATCACTTTTCTTTATATTGAAAGACAGTACCAAACATAATGTAGTGCTCCCTGAATACAACGATTTATTTGATATTGCAGATCTGTATATACAACTCAATTGTTCTTACAAGGTGCAAGTCCTGGCAAATCCAAGgtcaaaatatatagtaaatacaCCTGAA GTTCTGTATACAGTTCCTGAATGTATAGATCATTTATGCAGTTGTGTTAATGCCAAAAAAACACTGCCGATTCCAAAAGTAAACATTTctcaaaaagaaaatgaaattgtcGTAACTTGGAGCGCAACTTCTAACACATCCAATATTCAGTATTATACAATTAG CATTGGTGTACCAATCTTTATATCAAAGAAAGGACTGCCAGTTTATAATATGACAAAACTAGTACAAGTACCTGTAGATAAAACTGTATTTTCATGGGATTTAAAAGTCAATAATCagtatatagaaattaaagATGGTTATAAAATAGCAGTTAATGCTGTTAATCGTCATGGATGCTCTGGACTAGAGGgagatattattatacatttcaTATCATCAGCTAATCGCAATATA tGGTTTATACTAATTGGAATACTAACCATTTGTATTCTATTTGGAATTGTAAGTTTCTTATTGTATCGTAACTATAATTTCTTTATGATACATAACAGCAATAAGTCTGGAATATGCACAATTTCTgaatgtaaatgtaaatggACAAAAGCAATACTACAGAAGTTCaacattttgtatattaaatacgaATCAGAG GAAGAATATATGGAAGGGACAGATAATTTGAAAGTGGCAttcaaaaatgtaaaattaatacGTGAGCTGGGTACTGGACAGTTTGGAAAAGTATATCTTGGTCAGTTAGATGATAAAAACAATACTTCAGTTGCTGTAAAAATGTCTCAACAAATAGATATATCCAATAATTCTGAAACCCAGCAggaatttataaaagaaattgaaataatgaGAATGGCTGGAAATCATCCTCATTTAGTAAGCCTCATAGGTTACTGTATTAAACCTACACAACCAACATGTATCCTGCTTGAATATATGCAAGGTGGAGATCTATTAACTTACTTGCATGATCAAAGAAAGCAACAAA AGAAGAAATTGATGTTTCAGAAAGTAAGTAGTTTATTGGCTTATTGTAGCTTCGAGAGCTTAAAATGCTTGATATAATCTTAATTTTCAGCTTTGTATTCTATGTGTTCTACGATACGGAACACAATGAATAGTTACAAATCTGGGcaatatatgaatattatcAACAATTGTAAAGAAGAAACAGaatatagaaaagaaaattggaTTGGTAGAATAAAAGGACGtcaatttctaaaatttgcCACAGAAATTGCTATGGGCATGGAGCACTTGGAAGCTAAAGGAATTACTCATAGAGATCTTGCAGCAAGAAATATTCTTCTTAGCGCAGATTTCACTGCCAag aTTTCCGACTTTGGGCTTTCTCGCAATAGTGCATACGTGATAAAAAATACTGAGAAAAAAATACGTCATCTTCCAATTAGATGGATGTCTCCAGAAGCTTTGCATAACTTAGCCTTCTCTTCAAAAAGTGATGTATGGTCTTATGGAGTGGTACTTTGGGAAATTAGTACATTAGGTGCGTTTCCTTATGCAAATGTACAAGATGATCGcctatttcgttatattgttCACGAGAACGGTCGTTTAGAGCAACCAGACAATGTTTCTTCGAACATTTACAAATTAATGCATTCTTGTTGGGCTACAGAGTGTGAGAACAGACCAAATTTTACGCAGTTGCTCTCCGAACTACGAATTCTAACCTCACATTCCAACAATTCTTTCTGGACAATGTCTAATCCCTGTTACGCATTACCATTCTCAGACAATATTGCATAA
- the LOC126874466 gene encoding nonsense-mediated mRNA decay factor SMG9 isoform X4, translated as MNIQKMLPIATKDLEAKDGDSRGTIKVIDRPTFILKTREGENRAVSPNQRNGGNKKQGDTSSNASSKIQDHMFSLAIRTVLSTCPEMTSCVKFMDENMQLCESPLEFLYDQQDFLVVGCLGAQGVGKSTIMSFLTSNIASGIFPTQDTMHHESGANCTIGIDFFVTKNRVIYLDTQPILSGSTIDYSTCYDQKKSTTDFINTETNLELQSLQFAAFLFSVCHIIIFVQDWFVDPNLVRFLQTAEMLKPSSTSNMDQDYVEYYPHIVFLHNKAELQDLTPHSMENVKEFYGKLFSSSRLQIHSGLDMSNHSMEAGLNLFFIPRIVNEEEVTIRQNEKKLIEKLKTKIHGVTRNPMTPSTLTEKDWYHYVSRVMEAIKKSHLSSEYGRLMP; from the exons atgaatatacaaaaaatgCTACCAATTGCAACAAAAGATTTAGAAGCTAAGGATGGTGATAGCAGAGGCACAATTAAAGTTATAGACCGTCCAACATTCATATTGAAAACGAGAGAAGGCGAGAACAGAGCTGTGTCACCAAATCAACGCAATGGTGGTAACAA GAAACAGGGTGATACATCTTCCAACGCTTCATCAAAGATACAGGACC ATATGTTTTCTTTAGCAATTCGTACTGTACTGTCTACGTGTCCTGAAATGACAAGTTGTGTAAAATTTATGGATGAAAATATGCAACTTTGTGAGAGCCCTCTTGAATTCCTATATGATCAACAAGATTTTTTAGTTGTAGGATGCTTAGGGGCTCAAGGTGTTGGAAAATCAACTATAATGTCCTTTTTAACATCTAATATTGC gTCTGGCATATTTCCAACTCAAGATACAATGCATCATGAAAGTGGTGCAAATTGCACTATTGGTATTGACTTTTTTGTAACAAAAAATCGAGTAATATATCTGGATACACAACCCATACTCTCAGGATCTACTATAGATTACTCTACATGTTATGATCAAAAAAAATCTACGAcagattttataaatacagaAACTAATTTAGAGCTGCAATCTTTACAATTTGCAGCATTTCTCTTTTCAGTTTGTCACATTATCATATTTGTACAAGATTGGTTTGTTGATCCAAATTTAGTTAG gtTTTTACAAACTGCGGAAATGTTAAAACCATCCTCGACTAGCAATATGGATCAAGATTATGTTGAATACTATCCTCATATTGTATTCTTACACAATAAAGCTGAATTACAAGATCTCACGCCTCACAGTATGGAAAATGTGAAA GAATTTTATGGCAAATTATTCTCCAGTTCTAGATTACAAATCCATAGTGGTTTGGATATGAGTAATCATTCTATGGAGGCAggtttaaatttattttttatacctCGTATTGTAAACGAAG AAGAAGTTACAATACGCCAGAACGAGAAAAAGCTAATAGAAAAACTAAAAACAAAGATACATGGTGTCACCAGGAATCCAATGACACCATCTACCTTAACAGAAAAAGATTg GTACCACTATGTTTCAAGAGTGATGGAAGCAATTAAAAAAAGTCACCTTTCCTCCGAATATGGGAGATTAATGCCATAA
- the LOC126874470 gene encoding protein Dr1, producing MASAATSPTEDDELTLPRASINKIIKEILPHVRVANESRELILNCCTEFIHLVSSEANEICNQQQKKTINAEHILQALEKLGFGDYSVEAEAVLRDCKAVAAKRRRQSTRLENLGIPEEELLRQQQELFAKAREEQAVAEQQQWQQLQAVAKMASILQSDSEQEDYS from the coding sequence ATGGCCTCGGCTGCTACATCACCGACGGAAGACGATGAATTAACATTACCGCGTGCATCGATCAACAAGATAATCAAAGAAATTTTACCACATGTACGCGTAGCAAACGAATCCCGGGAATTGATATTAAATTGTTGCACAGAATTTATTCATTTAGTTTCTTCCGAGGCGAATGAAATTTGTAATCAACAACAGAAGAAAACCATTAACGCTGAACATATTCTTCAAGCACTTGAAAAACTTGGATTTGGAGATTATAGCGTAGAAGCTGAGGCGGTTCTACGAGATTGCAAAGCTGTCGCTGCTAAACGAAGACGTCAGAGCACTAGATTAGAAAATTTGGGAATTCCGGAAGAAGAACTCCTTAGACAACAACAAGAATTATTTGCAAAAGCAAGAGAAGAACAAGCGGTTGCTGAACAACAACAGTGGCAACAATTACAAGCAGTTGCAAAAATGGCCTCGATACTACAGTCTGATAGTGAACAAGAAGATTACTCGTAA